The DNA sequence TACGACGTCGACGGGCGGGTCGGTGGGGCGTTCGGCGAGGGCCCGCAGGACGGCCTGCTCGGCGAGGGGGTCGGCGAGGTAGACGACGCCGCGTGCGGCACCGGTCATGGCCGCCGTCAGGCGCAGGCCGTCCAGGATCAGGTGCGGTCGGTGGCGCAGCAGCCACCGGTCCTTGACGGAGCCGGGCTCGCCCTCCTCGCCGTTGGCGACGACGACGGGCCTGCCGGGGGCGTCGCGGACGGCCTGCAGTTTCACGGCTGTGGGGAAGCCGGCGCCCCCGCGGCCGCGCAGTCCGACGGCGGCGATCCGCTCGGGGAGCCGGTCGCGCGGGGCCAGAGGGGTGTACCCGCCTGCGGCGAGGTAGCGGGCGTGGTCCTCGACCCCGCGGCACGGCTCGGCACCGAACACCGGCGAGACGAGCAGACCGGGCTGTCCGCCGGGGAGGAGGGAGAAGACGCCGGTCATACTGTGCTCCTGGGCTCGGAGTGGCCGGGGAGGGCGGGGCGGCGGTGCCGCAGACGTGCCAACGCCCCTTCCAGGGCCTGTCGTTGGGCGGCGGTGCGCGCGTAGGCGGCGCCGGGCAGGCCGATCAGCATGCGGTGGTGGTCCAGGACGACCTCGCCGGCCAGGAGCGCCGCCCCGGGGTCGGCGGGCGGCGATGCCGCCGCGGCCTCGACGACCAGGTCGGTGACTTCGCTCAGGTAGCGCAGCCAGCCGCGCTGGGTGCCGCGCAGGACCAGCCGCTCGACCCGGCGTCGCTCGGCGCTGACCAGGGCCGCCGGTGGCCGGCCTGTCGCCGGGGCGCGCAGGGCGGCCACCGCGGCGGGCAGTTCCTGTTCCGGTTCGGGCGTGAGGCCGAGCCATACCAGACTTCGGCGAGCGCTCATGGGTGCCTCCGGGGTCGCGCCGGTTCCGGACGGCCGGGAAACGGGGGGCGCGGCGATGGCGTGGAAGGAAGGGGAAGGGAGGTGCTCCCGGCGCCGGACGAGTCGAGGCGGGGAGCGTGTGCGGGGGTGCAGGCCCTCGGGGCGTGCACGGTGGACAAGCGAGGTCCGGACCGGTGCGAGGCGCGCGGCCGGGCTGTTTGCCCTGGCCATCCGCCTGACACGAGACTAACTAACTAATTAGTCAGCCCACAAGTCTTGACTTGCCGACCCGCCGGTCCCACTCTGACTAACCAATTAGTCAGCCGGGAGCCCGGCAGGCCGGCGCGATAGTGCGCTGCCGCCCGCCGTCCTTCCGCGACCCAGCCTCACCGCCCATCGCCGCCGCCGCGGCGCGGAGGAGGACTTGATGAACCCCTCGACCACGCGGGGACCCGCCCTTCCAGCTGCCCCACCGGAGCCGCAGGACCAGCATCCCGGGGAAGCGCTGCCCGCCCGCTACTACACGGATCCGGTCATCGCCGGGAGCGAGACCGACCGCATCTTCGCCAAGTCCTGGCAGCTCGTCTGCCACGAATCCGACCTCCCCGGCCCCGGCGCACGTCTCACGGCGACCGCGGCCGGCCGGGAGGTGCTGGTCGTCCGGACCGAGGACGGCGGCCTCGCCGCTCACCTCAACGTCTGCCGGCACCGCGGCACCCGCCTGGTCGCCGCCCCCGAACCGGCGGGCAAGGCGATCCGCTGCCCCTACCACGGCTGGACCTACAAGCTCGACGGACGCCTCGTGGGCGCGCCTGAGGCACGCCGCATCCCCTGCCTGGACAAGCCCCGGCTCGGCCTGCACCCGGTGAACGTGGAGTCCTTCCTGGGCTTCGTCTTCGTCAACCTCGACATGGAGGCGACCCCGCTCGCCGAGACCTGTGCCGGGCTCGCCCGGGCCGTCGGCCGCTACGCCGGGCCCGGCCTCGTACCCGTCGGCAGGCACCGCATCCATGACCTGGTGCGCTGCGAGCAGCAGAACGCCAACTGGAAGGTGATCGTCGACAACTATCTCGAGGGCTACCACGTCCCCGTCGCCCATCCCGCGCTCATGCGGCTGCTGGACTACCAGGCCTACACGGTGGACGTTCAGGAGAGCTACGTCCTGTTCGAGTCACGGCTGCGCGACAAGCCCTCCTCGAACTGGACCGAGCGGCTCTACCAGCGGCTGGCGGCCCCCATGCCGGGACTCACCGAGGCCGACCGGCGCGTGTGGCGGTACGCCGTGATCTATCCCAACACGCTGATCGACTTCTACCCTGACCACGTGCTCGCGTGGACCGCCCTGCCCACCGCCCAGGACCGGGCGGCGATCCCCGGCGCGTTCTACACCAAGCACGGGGAGAGCGTCCGCACCAGGCTGGCCCGCCGGCTGAACATCCACATCGGCTGGGTCACCAACGACGAGGACGCCGAGCTGGTGGAGCGCGTGCAGGCCGGACTGAGCACGCCCGGTTTCGAGCCGGGTCCGCTCTCGCAGCGCGAGGCCGCCGTCGGCTGGTTCGCCCGCCGGGTCCGTGCCGACCTGGAGGGGGAGCAGCGGTGACACACTCCCGCGCGCCGTACGCCGCAACCCTCCGGACGTACTTACCCCTCCCCCGCTGACGCACCCTCGCACCTCCCCAGACCGGTCTTTCCTACGGAGTCAGGGCCTGTAGTGAGCCGACCAGCCGGTCCAGCCCTGGAGTTGTGCTTGCTCGACGGAGAGGACGTCCATGTCCCCCGAGGTACTTCCACCGACCCGGCGCGCCGTGCTGCGGGCGGGCGCCTGCGGCCTGCTCGGCGCAGCGGCCGGCGGCTGCGGGTTCATGCCCGCGAAAACGCCCAGCGCCGGCGAGCTCGCCCCGGTCAAGGCGCGCGTCGACGGCGATCTCGTCTACTTCAACTGGGCCGACTACGTCGACCCGTCCGTGTTCAAGGGCTTCGAGAAGGAGTACGGCGTCACGGTCGTCCAGTCGAACTTCGACTCGATGGAAGGCATGGTCGCCAAGCTCAACGCCGGCAACCGCTACGACATCATCTTCCCGAGCGCCAAATGGGCCCAGCGCCTGGTGCGCGGAGGCCGGCTGCGCCGCATCGACCACAGCCAACTCCCCCACGCGCGCGCCATATTCGGCGCGTACACCTACTTCGCGGACCCGTGGTACGACCCCGATTCCGCGCACACCGTCCCCTTCACCGCCTACAAGACCGGCATCGGCTGGCGCCGCGACAGGGTCGGTGAACTGACCGGCTCCTGGCGGGACCTGTGGAGCGACGAGGTCAAGGGCAAGGTCTTCCTGCTGGACGACCGCGACGAGGTCCTCGGCATGGGCGCCCTCGAACTCGGCCTGGGCGTGAGCACCGGCGACCCCCATGACCTCGACCGCATCAGCTCCCTGATGGGCACGCTGCGGCCCCGGCTGCGCGGCTTCTCCAGCGACAGCTACAACAACCTCCTCAACGGCAACGCGCTCATGACCCAGGCCTGGAGCGGCGACATGGCCGCCATGCTCAACCAGGCCAAGGACCCCTCCGTGTTCGGCTTCGAGGCCCCGAAGGAGGGCACGCCGATCAACTCCGACTGCTACGCCATCCCCTGGAACGCCCCGCACCCCGGCACCGCGATGCTGTTCATCGACTACATGCTGCGGCCGGAGAACGTGAAGAAGAACATCGAGTACATCGGCTACCCGATGCCGGTGCCCGGCACCGAGAAGACGTACGCCGAGCTGGTCAAGCCGTTCCCCGAGTGCGTCGTCACCGAGGAGGACCTGAGGGCGGACCTGTTCTTCCGCAACGGCAGCCGCGCGGCGGAGGACGCCCGCGACACCGCCTGGACCCATGTGAAGGCAGGCTGACATGGCACTTCCCCCGCGCCGCCGGGGCTCCGACGCCTCCGGCGCCCGCATGTGGACCTGGCTCATGCTGCCCGGCACCCTGTGGATGACCGGGTTCCTGATCGCCTCGCTGGTCCTGGTCGCCGTCCTCGCCGTGGGCACCACCGACGAGCTCGGCAACCCGCGCTTCGGCTTCGACCTGTCCGCCGTACGCGCCCTCGCCGACCCCGCCTACACCGAGGTCCTCGCCCGCTCCCTCGGCTACGCCGTACTGACCTGCCTGATCTGCCTGATCGTCGCCTACCCGGTGGCGTACACCATCGCCCTGCACGGCGGACGCTACAAGCACGCGCTGATCGCCGCGATCGTGGTGCCGTTCTTCGCCAACTACCTCGTCCGCATGTACGGCTGGTCGGTGGTCCTCTCCGACGACGGCCCCGTGCTGCGCGCCCTGCGCGCGGTGGGACTCGCCGACGGCAGCACGAAGATCCTCAACACCGGTGCCGCTGTGGTCGCGGGACTCGTCTACGGCTTCGTCGTCTTCATGATCATCCCCCTCTACGCGGCCCTGGAACGGCTCGACGTCTCCCTCATCGAGGCCGGCCGCGACCTGTACGGCGGCCCTGTCCGCACCTTCTTCTTCGTCACCCTGCCCGCCACCCGGCAGGGCGCGGCGGCCGGGCTCGTCCTGGTCTTCCTGCCCGCCATGGGCGACTTCGTCAGCGCACAGCTCATGGGAGGCCCGGACCAGATCATGATCGGCAACCTCATCCAGGACAAGTTCTTCCAGGGCCAGAACTGGCCACTGGGCTCCGCGCTCACCATGCTGCTGATGCTGGTGCTGCTGTTCGGGATGTTCGGCTACCTGCGCCGCACCCGCAAGGACGAGGCGGAGGCCCGCCGATGACCCTGCTGCGCCCGCCCTCAGCCACCACACCCGACCGGCCGGCCGCCCGGACCCGCACGCGACGGGGCCGTGCCGACCGCAAGCCCCGGTTCCTCGTCGCCGCCACCGCGCTCTTCTTCGCTCTGCTCTACCTGCCCATCGCCGTCGTCGCCCTGTTCTCCTTCAACACCAAGAAGTCCCTGACCGTCTTCGGCGGGTTCAGCCTGCGCTGGTACCGCGCCTTCCTCCACGACGACGTCCTGCTCTCCTCCCTGGGCACCAGCCTGCGGATCTCCCTGGTGGCGATGGCCGGTTCGGTCGTCCTCGGGGTGGCGCTCGCCCTCGGCCTGGTGCGCTGCCGCACCCGCCTCGGCTCACTGGCCGGGCTGATCATGCTGGTGCCGCTCATCACGCCGGAAATCGTCACCGGCGTCGCCTCGATGCTGCTCTTCAAGGGCCTGGGCGTGGCCCTGTCCACATCGACGGTGATGCTCGCCGAGATCACGTTCTCCATCTCCTACGTCACCGTCATCCTCCGCTCCCGGGTCGCCGCACTGAACCCGGAGGTGGAGGAGGCCGCCATGGACCTCGGCGCCACCCGCTGGCAGGCGGTGCGCCTGGTGACCCTGCCCGCCCTGCTGCCCGCCGTCCTGGCCAGCGCGGTCCTGATCTTCGCGCTCGTCTTCGACGACTTCGTCCTCGCCTACTTCACCACCGGTGTGGACCCGCAGCCGCTGTCGGTGCGGATCTACTCGGCGATCCGCTTCGGGGTCCAGCCCACCATCAACGCCGTCGGCACGCTGATGCTCGCGGGCTCCATCGCCCTGATCGCCCTCGCCCTTTTCATCCCGCGCCTCTTCGGCCGCCGCGGCGGCCTCGACATCCTCTCCGGAGAGTGACCCATGGACGCGACCCCCGCCGTCCGCCTCGACGGCGTCTCCAAGCAGTTCGCACACTCATACGCCGTCCACCGCCTCGACCTCGACATCGAGGCCGGCCACTTCTTCTCCCTGCTGGGCCCCTCCGGCTGCGGCAAGACCACCACGCTGCGCATGATCGGCGGGTTCAGCGATCCCAGCGAGGGCTCGGTGCTGCTCGCCGGCGAGGACGTGACCGCTCTGCCGCCGAACCGGCGCAACGTCAACACGGTCTTCCAGAGCTACGCCCTCTTCGACCACCTGAGCGTCGCCGACAACGTCGCCTTCGGCCTCCGGCGCAAGGGCACCGACAAGGCGGAGACCCGGCAGCGCGTCGGCGAGATGCTGGAACTGGTCCAGCTCACCGGGCTCGCCGACCGCAAGCCCCGTACGCTCTCCGGCGGCCAGCGCCAGCGCGTCGCCCTGGCCCGCGCGCTGGTCAACCGACCGGCCGTGCTGCTCCTCGACGAGCCGCTGGCGGCCCTGGACCTGAAGCTGCGCCGGCAGATGCAGGTGGAGCTGAAGCAGATCCAGCGCGAGGTCGGCATCACCTTCGTCTTCGTCACCCACGACCAGGACGAGGCGCTGACCATGTCCGACCGGATCGCCGTGATGAACGAGGGCCGCATCGAGCAGTGCGGCACCCCCGAAGACGTCTACGAGCACCCCGCCGGCCGGTTCGTGGCCTCCTTCATGGGCACGTCCAACCTGATGACCGGCACCTACCGGGGCGGCGAGGTCGCCCTCGACCAGGGCCCCGCCCTGCCGGTGGGCCGCCGCAGCGGCATCGCGGACGGCACCGCCGTCAGCGTGTCCGTGCGCCCCGAGAAGATCTGGCTGTCGGACTTCGAACCGGGCATGTCGGTGCTCTCCGGGGTGATCCGCGAGACGGTCTACAGCGGCCCGACGACCACCTACCTGATCGAACTCGCCCCGGGCGTCACGCTGTCCGTGCTGGAGCAGAACACCGCCCGCGCCCGCATGGAGGACCGCTGGAGCGGCGGCGAGACCGTGCAGTTCGGCTGGCGGCCCGAACACTGCCTGGTCCTGGCCTGACCCCGCCCCATGACGAAAGCGAATGCGATGCATCACGACGTGATCGTGCTCGGCGCGGGTCTCGCCGGACTCGCCGCCGCCCGGGACCTGGCCCGGGCCGGCACCGACGTGCTGGTCCTGGAGGCCCGGGACCGCGTCGGCGGCCGGGTCGAGCAGACCCACGCCCCCGACGGCCGCACCGTCCAGCTGGGCGGCGAGGTCGTCGGCCATGCCCACACCGCCTACCTCGGCCTCGCCGAGGAACTCGGCCTGGAACTGGTGCCCAGCTACGTGGCCGAACCCGGCCGCATCACCCGCGCCACACCCGAGGGCCTCTCGGCCGGCGACCCGCCCCACTGGTTCGGCCCGGGCGACGCGGCCCAGCACGAGGCACTCGGCAGGGAGTTCGGCGACCTCGCCGCGACCGTCGATCCCGACGACCCGTGGTCGCACCCGGAGGCGACCACCCTGGACCGGCTGTCCGTCGCCGACTGGCTGCGCTCCCGCCATGCCACGCCCGCCGTGGTACGGCTGTGGGACATCGGCCAACTGGCCCTGGCGGGCGGGTCGTACGAGCGGATCTCGCTGCTGGCCGCGCTGCGCAAGAGCGCGGCGGTGCCCGGTACCGGCGACTACGACTACGCCGGCTGGGAGGGGCTGCGCCTGGCGGCAGGGTCGGCGACCCTCGCCGAGGTCATGGCGCGAGAGCTGGGCCCCCGCATCCGCCTCGGCGCGCCCGTCGCCGCGGTCGACGCGCGCCCCGGCCGCTGCACCGTGCGCCTGCTCACCGGCGAGGTCCTCACCACGGCGGCCGTGGTGAGTGCGCTGCCCGTGGGACCGCTGCGGTCGGTCCACATCACGGGGGTGAGTGACGCCCGCCTGGCCTCGCTGCACCGGCAACGCCAGGCGGTCGCCGCGAAGTTCGCCGCCGTCTACGACCGTCCCTTCTGGCGCGCCGACGGCCTCAGCGGCCTGTCCGAGACCGAGGGGATCCTGGGGAGCACCTGGCCGCAGAACGAGGGAGTGCTCTCGGCGCTGATCCCGCCCGAGCGCTACGGCGTCCTGCTGGGCACCCCGCCGCGGCTGCGCACCCCGGAGCTGCTCGCCGAGATCGCCGCCATGTTCGGC is a window from the Streptomyces puniciscabiei genome containing:
- a CDS encoding ABC transporter ATP-binding protein, with amino-acid sequence MDATPAVRLDGVSKQFAHSYAVHRLDLDIEAGHFFSLLGPSGCGKTTTLRMIGGFSDPSEGSVLLAGEDVTALPPNRRNVNTVFQSYALFDHLSVADNVAFGLRRKGTDKAETRQRVGEMLELVQLTGLADRKPRTLSGGQRQRVALARALVNRPAVLLLDEPLAALDLKLRRQMQVELKQIQREVGITFVFVTHDQDEALTMSDRIAVMNEGRIEQCGTPEDVYEHPAGRFVASFMGTSNLMTGTYRGGEVALDQGPALPVGRRSGIADGTAVSVSVRPEKIWLSDFEPGMSVLSGVIRETVYSGPTTTYLIELAPGVTLSVLEQNTARARMEDRWSGGETVQFGWRPEHCLVLA
- a CDS encoding aromatic ring-hydroxylating oxygenase subunit alpha; amino-acid sequence: MNPSTTRGPALPAAPPEPQDQHPGEALPARYYTDPVIAGSETDRIFAKSWQLVCHESDLPGPGARLTATAAGREVLVVRTEDGGLAAHLNVCRHRGTRLVAAPEPAGKAIRCPYHGWTYKLDGRLVGAPEARRIPCLDKPRLGLHPVNVESFLGFVFVNLDMEATPLAETCAGLARAVGRYAGPGLVPVGRHRIHDLVRCEQQNANWKVIVDNYLEGYHVPVAHPALMRLLDYQAYTVDVQESYVLFESRLRDKPSSNWTERLYQRLAAPMPGLTEADRRVWRYAVIYPNTLIDFYPDHVLAWTALPTAQDRAAIPGAFYTKHGESVRTRLARRLNIHIGWVTNDEDAELVERVQAGLSTPGFEPGPLSQREAAVGWFARRVRADLEGEQR
- a CDS encoding polyamine ABC transporter substrate-binding protein codes for the protein MSPEVLPPTRRAVLRAGACGLLGAAAGGCGFMPAKTPSAGELAPVKARVDGDLVYFNWADYVDPSVFKGFEKEYGVTVVQSNFDSMEGMVAKLNAGNRYDIIFPSAKWAQRLVRGGRLRRIDHSQLPHARAIFGAYTYFADPWYDPDSAHTVPFTAYKTGIGWRRDRVGELTGSWRDLWSDEVKGKVFLLDDRDEVLGMGALELGLGVSTGDPHDLDRISSLMGTLRPRLRGFSSDSYNNLLNGNALMTQAWSGDMAAMLNQAKDPSVFGFEAPKEGTPINSDCYAIPWNAPHPGTAMLFIDYMLRPENVKKNIEYIGYPMPVPGTEKTYAELVKPFPECVVTEEDLRADLFFRNGSRAAEDARDTAWTHVKAG
- a CDS encoding ABC transporter permease, encoding MTLLRPPSATTPDRPAARTRTRRGRADRKPRFLVAATALFFALLYLPIAVVALFSFNTKKSLTVFGGFSLRWYRAFLHDDVLLSSLGTSLRISLVAMAGSVVLGVALALGLVRCRTRLGSLAGLIMLVPLITPEIVTGVASMLLFKGLGVALSTSTVMLAEITFSISYVTVILRSRVAALNPEVEEAAMDLGATRWQAVRLVTLPALLPAVLASAVLIFALVFDDFVLAYFTTGVDPQPLSVRIYSAIRFGVQPTINAVGTLMLAGSIALIALALFIPRLFGRRGGLDILSGE
- a CDS encoding ABC transporter permease; the encoded protein is MALPPRRRGSDASGARMWTWLMLPGTLWMTGFLIASLVLVAVLAVGTTDELGNPRFGFDLSAVRALADPAYTEVLARSLGYAVLTCLICLIVAYPVAYTIALHGGRYKHALIAAIVVPFFANYLVRMYGWSVVLSDDGPVLRALRAVGLADGSTKILNTGAAVVAGLVYGFVVFMIIPLYAALERLDVSLIEAGRDLYGGPVRTFFFVTLPATRQGAAAGLVLVFLPAMGDFVSAQLMGGPDQIMIGNLIQDKFFQGQNWPLGSALTMLLMLVLLFGMFGYLRRTRKDEAEARR
- a CDS encoding flavin monoamine oxidase family protein; the protein is MTKANAMHHDVIVLGAGLAGLAAARDLARAGTDVLVLEARDRVGGRVEQTHAPDGRTVQLGGEVVGHAHTAYLGLAEELGLELVPSYVAEPGRITRATPEGLSAGDPPHWFGPGDAAQHEALGREFGDLAATVDPDDPWSHPEATTLDRLSVADWLRSRHATPAVVRLWDIGQLALAGGSYERISLLAALRKSAAVPGTGDYDYAGWEGLRLAAGSATLAEVMARELGPRIRLGAPVAAVDARPGRCTVRLLTGEVLTTAAVVSALPVGPLRSVHITGVSDARLASLHRQRQAVAAKFAAVYDRPFWRADGLSGLSETEGILGSTWPQNEGVLSALIPPERYGVLLGTPPRLRTPELLAEIAAMFGTEALRPTACHLRLWGTDPWTQGYVTQWPPGEVMAVGPLHGTHEPPFYVCGSDQWVAGYMEGAVRTGRAAAEEALRRG